The Deltaproteobacteria bacterium genome contains a region encoding:
- a CDS encoding radical SAM protein: MDEKEKMGVLGYMKRAGLAPPKMLTLMITNGCNLQCIHCWPQSRSPKTVSPVPKGKLQRCIREFVELGCEEVCLSGGEPLTHPDWFQILRVSCGLPGVRRVRLQTNATLLSEEDVKALASLGFKGLWIQVSLEGATATIHDRVCGSGSFDRTLRGLRLLVQAGLGKRTEVAFTEMRHNFQDLPQVLRLLDNLGVGRLVSGTLVRAGRAAKTDYLALPSPSQYKDLLARYHKDAEFRERYERMGTIACLEWLKGRFDSSTQNCACVERPYVDAEGRMYPCEILPIEKYAVQGVHEQSMAAILRQGVSKWAELPALYGRRFIELKACRSCLGRLHCGGGCLGRAYASTGDPMNVEDRCNLRKAVYSWEEPMLPGPRFHDPGSRFEHR, translated from the coding sequence ATGGACGAAAAGGAGAAAATGGGGGTCCTCGGTTACATGAAACGCGCCGGGTTGGCGCCTCCAAAGATGCTGACCCTGATGATTACCAATGGGTGCAACCTTCAATGTATTCACTGTTGGCCCCAGAGTCGGTCCCCCAAGACCGTTTCTCCGGTCCCAAAGGGAAAACTACAGAGATGCATCAGGGAGTTCGTAGAACTGGGTTGTGAGGAGGTTTGCCTGAGCGGGGGTGAGCCCCTGACCCATCCCGATTGGTTCCAAATCCTTCGGGTTTCCTGCGGTCTGCCCGGGGTAAGGCGCGTCCGCCTTCAGACCAACGCAACCCTGCTGAGCGAAGAGGATGTAAAGGCCCTGGCTTCACTCGGGTTTAAGGGACTGTGGATCCAGGTAAGCCTTGAAGGTGCTACTGCCACCATCCATGACCGGGTATGCGGATCGGGCAGTTTTGATCGGACATTGCGAGGATTGAGGCTTCTGGTCCAAGCTGGGTTGGGAAAGCGGACCGAGGTGGCATTTACGGAAATGCGGCATAATTTCCAAGATCTTCCCCAAGTACTCCGGCTTTTGGATAATCTGGGTGTCGGCCGTCTCGTGAGCGGTACCCTGGTACGGGCAGGGCGGGCTGCAAAAACGGATTACCTCGCATTGCCCTCACCTTCCCAGTATAAAGACCTTCTCGCCCGGTACCACAAGGATGCCGAATTCAGAGAGAGATACGAAAGAATGGGAACCATAGCCTGCCTGGAGTGGCTGAAAGGAAGATTCGATTCCTCTACCCAAAACTGTGCCTGTGTGGAGCGACCCTATGTGGACGCCGAAGGCCGGATGTATCCCTGTGAGATACTCCCCATAGAGAAATATGCTGTTCAGGGCGTCCATGAGCAGTCCATGGCGGCGATTCTGAGGCAAGGGGTTTCAAAATGGGCGGAACTGCCTGCGCTCTACGGCCGAAGGTTTATAGAACTGAAAGCGTGCCGATCATGCCTGGGCAGGTTGCATTGCGGAGGCGGTTGTCTGGGACGGGCCTACGCAAGCACCGGAGATCCCATGAATGTGG